GGCTTCAGTATAAACTGAAATGTGCATGACCTGCATGTTCAATATCTGCTTCTCATGTCATGATTTCAGTTGTGTGAGTTGTCCAGTCTCTCCCCGCCACCTCTTCTTGTAATAGACTGCGTATATATCGCTATGAAATGTGGGGCTGGTTAAGAATGCTGCTGTGGATACATATAAAtggttaatataaataaaaacaattttgaGATCTGCTTACCCTAGTAGTGGTTTTGTTCCTTTTGTCAACTGAATAAAATTATGAATAAACTCCCGGGAACTTGCAATAATTGCTGTTCCTCATGGATCCGTAAAAACATGCAGGACACCCCCAGAAACACCTGTGAATCAGCCCTCATCTGACACCTGCGCGACCTGCAGTATCTTCCCACACCGGCAGATGGCGCTGTGGCCTGTCTCCGCTAGACGAGGCTGCCGCTATTTAGCCGCAGAAGAAGGAGGGGTAGCATGGAGGAACGAAGAAGTAACTCTACCTGCTGTATCTAACCTCACCGTCAGATGGCGCTGTTTCCTATGTCCGGTAGACGAGCGTGCCGCTATGGAGccgcagaagaagaagcggGAGGGAGAAACGAAGAAGTAACTCCCTCGACCTGCAGTATCTCCCCACACCGGCAGATGGCGGTGTTTCCGGTAGACGAGCGTGCCACTGTTGAcgggcagaagaagaagaagaataacgaGGGTTATAATGGAGGAACGAGGAAGCATTCGCCGGTAAGTCGCGATGGCAGTTGAGTCGGTTCGGTGGCAAGTTTCAGTCGCAACGTTTACAAACCACTAAACCGTCGTTAATGGCGGACTCGGGGGAGAACAGCGGCCGCGAGGCCGAAGAAGAACACGACGGGACCAACGGCCGACGCGTGGACGAGCCCGTGCCCCGGACCGCCGGTGACCCCGTAGGGCCGCCGGTCCCCAGGGGGCCGCGGACCGGGGACCGGCGCAGGAGGCTGGTCCTGCACGTGGACCTGAACAACACCGTCCTGGTGTCGGACAGCGTGACGGGCCAGGGGCCGGCGGCCGCCCTGGAGTACTTCCTCTCCACGGTCACCTGGGGCAAGATGAGCGCACAAGGTGACGTTGATTTACCGGATGACGTCAGCGACATTATTGTTAAAGAACAAGTCGTCAACCAGCCCCCGAAAATAATAAGtacagggtcaaaggtcattttTATTGGAATCACACATATGTCGGTGGATGGTATTTATCTTTATTATAATGTGAaagtgaatatttatatataaattatttataataaatatttctaaatatataaatgaatatatatatgtatatattaaatatgtgtgtatatatatatattcatttatatatacacatttaatatataaatatatatataatatatatattaaatgtgtatatttattatatatttataatatatacatatataatatatatatatatataacgtatTGGGCCACAATCTCACTTTATAGTTCATTTCACATCGCGATAACTTCTGGCCTCAATATCAACATATTTCCGGTTGGTTCAGTGTAATAACTGGTTGATTACTCATTTGTGAATTTATCACGTGAcaataaaaatatgaattatgAATTAATAACAGTTAAAGTACAAAGtaagagaaatgtgttttttgattGTGAGTAATAACCACATACATACTCGCATTTCTCTTACTTTTATTATCAATTACAACAACATCATGGTGTATTTATGATATCTCAATGTATGACCTCATCACGAGTCCTGaatatcctagaggagagattACATTCCTGGGAGCCGCTGAGCGACCTTGAGCTGCTGCGCACTCGCATTGTTTACGACCCTCCATGAAAACCTCTGTGCAGGCGAGTGGGAGTGGCTTAGTGACTCCGCCTCCCTGCTGCCACCGTGCGACGGCGCCGTCAGCTACTACTCTCAATTTGGACGGACGCCGGGTTTCATCGGTGCCGCCGGGCGACGCTTCCGCGGGATCCTGGACGAGCATCTAGACCTGTTCCGCTGGCCCGAGGGCGCCAAGGCAAGCAAGCACCctgtaggagcagcaccctgtaggagcagcaccctgtaggagcagcaccctgtaggagcagcaccctgtaggagcagcaccctataggagcagcaccctgtaggagcagcactctataggagcagcaccctgtaGGAACAGCACCCTGTAGGAACAGCACCctgtaggagcagcaccctgtaggagc
The genomic region above belongs to Pseudoliparis swirei isolate HS2019 ecotype Mariana Trench chromosome 9, NWPU_hadal_v1, whole genome shotgun sequence and contains:
- the si:dkey-32e6.3 gene encoding uncharacterized protein si:dkey-32e6.3 — encoded protein: MADSGENSGREAEEEHDGTNGRRVDEPVPRTAGDPVGPPVPRGPRTGDRRRRLVLHVDLNNTVLVSDSVTGQGPAAALEYFLSTVTWGKMSAQGEWEWLSDSASLLPPCDGAVSYYSQFGRTPGFIGAAGRRFRGILDEHLDLFRWPEGAKADSALCVEGAGGRLFHWILPSFFQLLVDLVHEGRSFSVVFRTFGSDLPRALGAVSRALSGAHPLFPDLPALKLQVDLTLLSFRPETSRSSTWGFQTTTSAQAA